The genome window AGAAGATATTAATGATCCCTGTATTCCCCTGGAACTAAGACAAGCCTATATAAATGGTCGAATAGTTCCCACCACTGATGTTTATAATGCAGGGTTTGCTCCTGAACATGAAGCCCTCATGTACCGCCTACAAATTAAATCTAACTTAGTAGTGCCCATTATCAGTCAAGGAAAATTATTTGCCCTTTTTATTGCCCACCATTGTGAAAATCAACATACTTGGGGAGAAAAAGAAATTAGCTTTATGGGTCAAATTGCCCTCCGTTTTGGGGTAATTTTGGACAGGGTAGGTTTGCTCAAAACCCAGATGATTGCTGCCCGTAGTGCAGAACAACTTAAGGAAATTACCCTCGCCATTGCTTCAAAAACTAGCCGACAAGAACTTTTAAATCAAGTGGTTTCTGATGTTCGTTATGCCCTACAGTGCGATCGCACCATCGTCTATGAATTTGATGAAAACTGGCAGGGAACCATCATCGCCGAATCCGTGGGGGAAGAATATCCCAAAGCCATAGGAGCGGTCATTGCTGACCCTTGTTTTGCAGATCGCTATGTGGAAAAATATCAACAGGGTAGAGTTCAAGCCACCCCCAATATTTATAAAGCGGGTTTAACAGACTGTCATCTGCAACAACTAAAACCCTTTGGAGTCATTGCCAACCTCGTCTCCCCCATCATCGTAGATCAAAAATTATTAGGACTATTAATCTGTCACCAGTGTTCTGGCCCCCGTGACTGGGAAGCAGGGGAAATTGAACTATTTAGCCAACTTTCCACCCAAGTGGGCTTAGGTTTAGAAAGAGTAAACCTTTTACAAGCTCAACAAATATCGGAACAAGAGCAAAGAGAGGCAAAAGAGTTATTACAAAAACGAGCCTTAGACCTCTTGATGCAGGTAGATCCAGTATCCGAAGGAGACTTGACCATTCGAGCCACGGTGACAGAAGACGAAATTGGTACCATTGCTGACTCTTACAATGCCACCATCGAAAGTTTACGGAAAATTGTATCTCAGGTACAAACCGCAGCCACCTCCGTAACCAAAACCACCACCGTGAACGAAAATGATGTTAACGTTTTACAAGCGGAAATCAAAGAGCAGGTATTGAACATCACTCAGGCTTTGCAAACCGTTCAGGCCATGAGTAATTCTAGTACTCTTGTGGCTGAAAATGCGGAACAAGCAGAAGAAGTGCTACAAAGGGCGCAAGAAAGCGTGGAAATGGGAGAAGTCGCCATGAACCGTACTGTTAAATCTATTATGGAAATTCGGACTACAGTACAACAAGCCACAAAACAGATGAAAAAATTAGGGGATACCACCCAAAATATTTCTACAGTGGTCGGTCTGATCGGTCGTTTTGCTGCTCAAACTCACCTTTTGGCTCTCAAAGCATCCATCGAGGCCGCCCGTGCAGGGGAACAAGGAACAGGGTTTGCGGTAATTGCTGAGGAGGTCAGAACTTTAGCTAGTCAATCGGCTTCGGCAACGGCGGACATTGATAAACTGGTTACAGAGATTCTTTCGGAAACGAAGGTGGTAGTAACGGCTATGGAACAGGGTAACGAGCAGGTGGTAGAGGGAAGTAAACTGGTGGAGGAAACCCGTCAAAGTTTAAACCAAATTACCGCAGCTACTTCTCAGATTAATGAGCTGGTAGAGGCGATCGCCGAAGCCGCCTTTGAACAGTCGGAAAACTCTGAAGATGTAGGGATAAAAATGACTGATGTGGCAAGGGTTGCTCAGAAAACCACGGTATCTGTAACTAAGCTCTCTGACTCTTTCCGTCAATTGCTACAGGTTGCCCAAGAGTTGGAGTCTAACGTGGCTCAGTTTAAGGTAGGGTAGTTAATTGATAATGGAGAATTGATAGTTGATGATGGACATAAATTTTTTATGAGTTCTTAACAAGGGGTTTAAACCCCTTGCCCCTCTGATAGCTGACATCAGTTACCCTAAATCTTTGGGAACGCACCATGGTGCGCCCCTATCATCTATGCTTGGGGTTGAACTAAATTTTCAGCGCCCTCTATCACTTCAGCAGAAATAATCTTATCTTCTGGGGTAAGTTTTTCCAACACTTCGGCGCCATCGGTGACGTAAGCAAACACGGCAAATCTGCCGTCCATAAGGTTATAACCGGGGGGGGTGACTTCCGTGTCAAACTTGAAGAAGAAAAATTGAGATGAACCACCGTTGGGATCACTACTAGGACGGGCTAAAGCCACGGCACCGTAAGCATTAAACGGCAGTACGGGTTCCGCTAGGTACATTCCCACATCCTCGGTGGTGAAGCCGTAAATAGGCTCAGATTCGCCCTTAACCAAAATTTCTAAGGGAATAGAGCGATATTTGTTGGTTTTAGGATCGATAAAGCCCACTTCTTCTCCTTCAGGATCTCCTGTTTGTATGACGTAGAAGTCTTCGGCACGAATAAAGGGAAGGTTATCGTAAAATTTTCTTTGTACCAAATCCACAAAGTTACCCCCCGTAACGGGAGCGCTATAGCCATCTACTTCCACCATTAAGTCTCCTTGGGTGCTGGTGATTTTTACTTTCGCTCTACCTTTGAGTTGGGGCAGGTTGGCATATTCTTGGGGTACTTCAAAGGGATATGCTCTCACCATGGCTTCTTCTATTTCGGTGACGTTTTCAAGGATTTTTTCCCTTGTGGCGAGAATATCATCTCTTTTTTGTCCTGCCACTAATTCTTGTAGGGCTTCTACATCTTCGATGATACTATCTACTAATTCTCTGCTTCTTGCAGAAAACCCAGCAGGTACGTCCTTGGCAATGTCATCTCCATGGAGTCGGAGGGCAAAAGCAGCGTTTCTAACTTCTTTTTCTACTCTTTTCCAACGTTTTGATCTTAAATCTCTTTCTATTTTTTCGATGTTACTTTGAACTTCTCTGATTTCTTTGTTATCAATGGGTAGGGCATATCTTAAAATCGCCTCTGGATCTGTAATTGCATCCCCTTGGGCTAAAAATGCGTGGGCATTTTGCATCTTTGTGGGGGTAAAGGCGATCGCCATGGTAAATATTAATATCGTTGCAACGATTAGCTTACTTGTACGTTGCCACCAATTAAGTTTCATAATTACTAATTTTTTTTAAAACTGTTTAATGCCATTATTTCATAAACAGTGAAGCTCAAACATTAACA of Cyanobacterium sp. HL-69 contains these proteins:
- a CDS encoding chemotaxis signal relay system methyl-accepting signal transducer: MTQTPQRPQINIDNFAPNHKTRLVMNVPPEPRQEAKTVKKESSPLVQWFYDLPLRRKQLLVLLSAQTVAIASLVGVSVTQVITGGRAQLVNQSISELEASKINYNIKVNQMGFGFRGQSDNTAVIQGAIAGSNISPENKAIVRQILANEITARNIEYATLVGVDRRIIVNANSDRTGEIFDPNGLVSRVIENPEQIKISELVSWEDLERENPPNLGLFEPNSPALIRYTFTPVFALNSDQVVGVLVSGDVINGKYTVVEDTVNLFSGGYASIYKLLGEGEFRVASSLLGREDTREQDVSMEDNAVLQQALRDPDQIASGRTSIDGEIHTVTAEVLRNSLGDSIAIIVRGTPERELNSILRNSVTFQIQVAIGVILFSLLLIIILGKTIAQRVEALQGTTEKFMAGDYNIQAQILGDDEIGKLARTFNELATNIVQNEGMLLLDNEKGGLLQEITGSRTLDEDDVNQVFDKALRRAKRILRVDRLVIYRFKSDWSGYISNEAGDPRFPSALEEDINDPCIPLELRQAYINGRIVPTTDVYNAGFAPEHEALMYRLQIKSNLVVPIISQGKLFALFIAHHCENQHTWGEKEISFMGQIALRFGVILDRVGLLKTQMIAARSAEQLKEITLAIASKTSRQELLNQVVSDVRYALQCDRTIVYEFDENWQGTIIAESVGEEYPKAIGAVIADPCFADRYVEKYQQGRVQATPNIYKAGLTDCHLQQLKPFGVIANLVSPIIVDQKLLGLLICHQCSGPRDWEAGEIELFSQLSTQVGLGLERVNLLQAQQISEQEQREAKELLQKRALDLLMQVDPVSEGDLTIRATVTEDEIGTIADSYNATIESLRKIVSQVQTAATSVTKTTTVNENDVNVLQAEIKEQVLNITQALQTVQAMSNSSTLVAENAEQAEEVLQRAQESVEMGEVAMNRTVKSIMEIRTTVQQATKQMKKLGDTTQNISTVVGLIGRFAAQTHLLALKASIEAARAGEQGTGFAVIAEEVRTLASQSASATADIDKLVTEILSETKVVVTAMEQGNEQVVEGSKLVEETRQSLNQITAATSQINELVEAIAEAAFEQSENSEDVGIKMTDVARVAQKTTVSVTKLSDSFRQLLQVAQELESNVAQFKVG
- a CDS encoding Peptidyl-prolyl cis-trans isomerase — its product is MKLNWWQRTSKLIVATILIFTMAIAFTPTKMQNAHAFLAQGDAITDPEAILRYALPIDNKEIREVQSNIEKIERDLRSKRWKRVEKEVRNAAFALRLHGDDIAKDVPAGFSARSRELVDSIIEDVEALQELVAGQKRDDILATREKILENVTEIEEAMVRAYPFEVPQEYANLPQLKGRAKVKITSTQGDLMVEVDGYSAPVTGGNFVDLVQRKFYDNLPFIRAEDFYVIQTGDPEGEEVGFIDPKTNKYRSIPLEILVKGESEPIYGFTTEDVGMYLAEPVLPFNAYGAVALARPSSDPNGGSSQFFFFKFDTEVTPPGYNLMDGRFAVFAYVTDGAEVLEKLTPEDKIISAEVIEGAENLVQPQA